In Candidatus Roseilinea sp., one DNA window encodes the following:
- a CDS encoding squalene synthase, whose amino-acid sequence MIRSLKLRTPPPEPESELDLDRAFALCSEITRDHSKSFYFSTSFLPRDKRRAIRAFYAFCRTTDDTVDVLSKSDAEARPFLDEWRRASRLSPGEQVNPVLAAWTSIRDRYAVPQTYVEELIDGCEMDLSIKRYETWQELERYCYCVASTVGLISMHIIGVNNDDPDLFERSRQPAIDLGIALQLTNILRDVGEDLGRGRIYLPQEDLRRFGYTEEDLHAGVIDDRFRALMRFEIQRAHDYYARSIPAIAALKPDGRIAVAAAAMLYRGILDKIVENDFDVFNKRAHLSFREKLQRMPGIIWTVKQLPPPADEREEGVSA is encoded by the coding sequence ATGATTCGCTCACTGAAGCTGCGCACGCCGCCGCCCGAACCTGAAAGCGAGCTCGATCTCGATCGCGCGTTCGCTCTGTGTAGCGAGATCACCCGCGATCATTCCAAGTCGTTCTATTTCAGCACGTCGTTCCTCCCCCGGGACAAGCGGCGCGCCATTCGTGCTTTCTACGCCTTTTGCCGCACCACGGACGACACCGTGGACGTGCTGAGCAAGAGCGATGCCGAAGCGCGCCCGTTTCTTGACGAATGGCGTCGCGCATCGCGCCTCTCTCCCGGCGAACAAGTCAATCCGGTGCTCGCAGCTTGGACATCCATCCGCGACCGCTACGCCGTGCCGCAGACGTACGTCGAGGAATTGATTGACGGTTGCGAGATGGACTTGAGCATCAAGCGCTACGAAACGTGGCAGGAGCTGGAGCGTTACTGCTATTGCGTCGCCAGCACGGTTGGCCTGATCTCGATGCACATCATCGGCGTGAACAACGACGATCCCGACTTGTTCGAGCGAAGCCGGCAGCCGGCCATAGACCTGGGCATTGCGCTTCAGTTGACCAACATCCTACGTGACGTAGGCGAAGATCTCGGCCGTGGGCGCATCTACCTGCCGCAAGAAGACCTGCGACGTTTCGGTTACACGGAAGAGGATCTACACGCCGGCGTGATTGACGACCGGTTTCGTGCGCTGATGCGCTTCGAGATTCAGCGCGCGCACGACTACTACGCGCGCAGCATCCCGGCCATTGCCGCGCTGAAGCCGGACGGCCGCATCGCGGTCGCCGCAGCCGCCATGCTCTATCGCGGCATCCTGGATAAGATCGTCGAAAACGACTTCGATGTGTTCAACAAGCGCGCCCACCTCTCTTTCCGCGAGAAGCTGCAACGCATGCCCGGCATCATATGGACGGTGAAGCAGCTCCCGCCACCCGCCGACGAACGCGAGGAGGGAGTGAGCGCATGA
- a CDS encoding ABC transporter ATP-binding protein: MFKANNITWRLMRYVKPYRAAIAVAAVLFIISTALNLAFPLVSGQLVNAVTGVPVGLSVGQIIGILIAVFMVRAIVDIGSQFLIAEAGDSVTRDLRQSVYAHLQSLDLGFFANRRTGELTSRLSSDVTVVRVALVNNIATLLSSILTVVGSAVLVITINWRLTGIVVLIFPLATIIARLYSRSLRPLSTKAQDRLAEATAIAEEAISGVRVVKAFGREPYEVQRFNRAAHEVFQASLKLSRIRATFGPLIGLMFFFALVGVLWFGSQEVSAGRLRAGDLVAFLLYGAVIAGGISGLATIFAQFQEAIGATRRLFEILDTQPEVHDAPDARDVGAVRGQITFDHVSFAYEDDREVVSDVSFDIAPGEILALVGPSGAGKSTLFNLIPRFYDPTRGAVRLDGVDLRELKVASLRSTIAIVPQDAMLFSGTVRENILYGDLNASEAAMIAAAKAANAHEFILALPKGYDTLVGERGVKLSGGQRQRIAIARAILKNPRILLLDEATSALDSESEGLVQEALGRLMQGRTTIIIAHRLSTVQVAHRIAVLDKGRLVELGTHDELMAARGLYYKLYSLQFEVEEADGAAPTTAPIEPAGEDGRAPRPRRRSFNPFAMLDAGAS; this comes from the coding sequence TTGTTTAAGGCAAACAACATCACGTGGCGGTTGATGCGCTACGTCAAGCCGTATCGCGCAGCGATCGCTGTTGCCGCCGTCCTCTTCATCATCAGCACGGCGTTGAACTTGGCTTTCCCGTTAGTGAGCGGCCAATTGGTGAACGCCGTGACCGGCGTCCCCGTTGGGCTGAGCGTTGGACAGATCATCGGTATCCTCATCGCCGTGTTCATGGTGCGCGCGATCGTGGACATCGGCAGCCAGTTTCTGATCGCCGAAGCGGGCGACTCGGTCACGCGCGATTTGCGCCAGAGCGTCTATGCGCACTTGCAGAGCTTGGATTTGGGGTTCTTCGCCAACCGTCGCACCGGCGAGTTGACCTCGCGCTTGTCGTCCGATGTCACCGTTGTGCGCGTCGCGCTGGTGAACAACATCGCCACGCTGCTCAGCAGCATCTTGACCGTAGTCGGCTCGGCGGTGCTCGTCATCACGATCAACTGGCGGCTGACCGGCATCGTTGTGCTGATCTTTCCGCTGGCGACGATCATCGCACGGCTGTATAGCCGCTCGTTGCGCCCGCTCTCGACGAAGGCGCAGGATCGCTTGGCCGAAGCCACTGCGATTGCCGAGGAGGCCATCAGCGGTGTGCGCGTGGTCAAGGCATTCGGCCGCGAGCCGTATGAGGTGCAGCGTTTCAACCGGGCAGCGCATGAGGTCTTCCAAGCCTCGCTCAAGCTCTCGCGCATCCGCGCAACGTTCGGCCCGCTGATCGGATTGATGTTCTTCTTTGCGCTGGTCGGCGTGCTGTGGTTCGGATCGCAGGAGGTGAGCGCCGGGCGATTGCGCGCCGGCGACCTGGTGGCTTTTCTGCTGTACGGCGCAGTGATCGCCGGCGGCATCTCCGGGCTGGCCACCATCTTTGCGCAGTTTCAAGAGGCGATCGGGGCGACGCGCCGGTTGTTCGAAATCCTCGACACACAACCCGAAGTGCATGACGCGCCGGACGCGCGCGACGTCGGCGCCGTGCGCGGCCAGATCACCTTTGATCACGTCTCTTTCGCTTACGAAGACGATCGTGAGGTCGTGAGCGACGTCTCGTTCGACATCGCACCAGGCGAAATCCTGGCGCTGGTCGGCCCAAGCGGCGCCGGCAAGTCCACCTTGTTCAACCTGATCCCACGTTTCTACGATCCGACCCGCGGTGCGGTGCGGCTGGATGGCGTTGACCTGCGCGAATTGAAAGTGGCCAGTTTGCGCTCGACCATCGCCATCGTGCCGCAGGACGCGATGCTGTTCAGCGGCACCGTGCGCGAGAATATCCTGTATGGCGACCTGAACGCGAGTGAAGCGGCGATGATCGCGGCAGCGAAGGCGGCCAATGCCCACGAGTTCATCCTCGCGTTGCCCAAGGGGTATGACACATTGGTCGGTGAGCGCGGGGTGAAGTTGAGCGGCGGCCAACGCCAGCGCATCGCCATCGCCCGCGCCATTCTGAAGAACCCGCGCATCTTGCTGCTCGACGAAGCGACCTCGGCGCTGGACAGCGAAAGCGAGGGCCTGGTGCAAGAAGCGTTGGGCCGGCTGATGCAAGGTCGCACAACGATCATCATCGCGCACCGCCTGAGCACCGTGCAGGTGGCGCATCGCATCGCCGTATTGGACAAAGGCCGGTTGGTGGAGCTGGGCACACACGATGAACTGATGGCTGCGCGCGGCTTGTACTACAAGTTGTATAGCCTGCAATTCGAGGTTGAGGAGGCCGATGGTGCCGCGCCGACCACTGCGCCGATTGAGCCGGCCGGCGAGGACGGCCGCGCACCACGGCCGCGCCGGCGCAGCTTCAATCCGTTCGCCATGCTGGATGCCGGAGCGTCATGA
- a CDS encoding 2-deoxy-D-gluconate 3-dehydrogenase — protein MKDLFSVEGKAALVTGGSRGLGLAIAQGLSSAGAKVAVAARTPPPVEGLHFLPCDLMNADARAGLIDRVVADLGAIDVLVHCAGQQHRQPAAEYPLRVFEEIYQLHVVAGMDLCQQAARHMLPHGAGKIIFVSSVLGFQGGITVPAYSAAKHAMVGLVRALANEWAGRGVNVNAIAPGYMNTEMVVPLMNDPKRGPAILSRIPAGRLGEPSELVGAVIFLASAASSYVHGHTLVVDGGWLAR, from the coding sequence ATGAAGGATCTGTTCAGCGTCGAAGGCAAAGCCGCTCTAGTCACGGGGGGGTCGCGCGGGTTAGGTCTGGCCATCGCCCAAGGTCTATCGTCTGCCGGAGCGAAAGTCGCCGTCGCAGCGCGCACGCCGCCGCCGGTTGAGGGGTTGCACTTTTTGCCGTGCGACTTGATGAATGCCGACGCGCGCGCGGGATTGATAGATCGCGTCGTTGCCGATCTGGGCGCGATTGACGTGCTCGTCCACTGCGCCGGGCAACAACATCGGCAGCCGGCCGCCGAGTATCCGTTGCGCGTCTTCGAGGAAATTTATCAGCTGCACGTCGTCGCCGGGATGGATCTGTGCCAGCAAGCCGCGCGCCACATGCTGCCGCACGGTGCCGGCAAGATCATCTTCGTCAGCAGCGTGCTGGGCTTTCAGGGGGGTATTACGGTGCCGGCCTACAGCGCCGCCAAACATGCGATGGTCGGCTTGGTGCGCGCGCTGGCCAACGAGTGGGCCGGCCGAGGCGTGAACGTCAATGCGATCGCGCCGGGCTACATGAATACCGAGATGGTCGTGCCGCTGATGAACGATCCGAAGCGGGGACCGGCCATCCTGAGCCGCATTCCCGCCGGCCGGCTGGGCGAGCCAAGTGAACTGGTCGGCGCGGTCATCTTCCTCGCCAGCGCCGCTTCCAGCTATGTGCACGGCCACACCCTTGTAGTAGACGGTGGGTGGCTGGCGCGTTAG
- a CDS encoding alkyl hydroperoxide reductase AhpD: MSKMIEYEDASDEVRAVYDDIRATRKTEYINNFWKVLAQHPPTLRRTWQMVKEVMTGPGELDPLTRELIYVAVSVTNGCEYCIASHTAAARAKGMTDAMFGELMAIIGTANMTNRLANGFQVEVDEVFKC; this comes from the coding sequence ATGAGCAAGATGATCGAATACGAAGACGCCAGCGACGAAGTGCGCGCGGTGTATGACGACATCCGCGCCACGCGCAAGACCGAATACATCAACAACTTCTGGAAGGTCCTCGCGCAACATCCCCCCACCCTGCGCCGCACCTGGCAAATGGTGAAGGAAGTGATGACCGGCCCGGGCGAACTCGACCCCTTGACGCGCGAGCTGATCTACGTGGCCGTGAGCGTGACGAACGGCTGCGAATACTGCATCGCTTCGCACACCGCCGCCGCGCGCGCCAAGGGCATGACCGATGCCATGTTCGGCGAGCTGATGGCCATCATCGGGACGGCTAACATGACCAACCGGCTGGCCAACGGTTTTCAAGTCGAGGTAGATGAGGTCTTCAAATGCTGA
- a CDS encoding oxidoreductase translates to MTPNTILRWGLLSTARINRSLIPPLRASPRNRLVGVASRDPAKAEAYAREWQIERAFGSYEAMLESPEIDAVYISLPNSLHAEWTIKALRAGKHVLCEKPLTTRVEDVDAIAAAARETGRIVAEAFMYRHHPQTLKLKSLIEQGAIGEVRLVRGSFTFNLTDRANVRVNIGLDGGSIWDVGCYSINYARTMIGAEPIEAFGMQFTSPSGVDETFVGTLRFGEDVYAQFDCGFRAPFRTHIEIVGSEGLIVVPRPFKPTARETIYIGKAGDQLEPLTIEGPELLYLGEVEDMADAILNGVAPRVSLQDSRGNIAAILALLRSAHEGRPVKV, encoded by the coding sequence ATGACACCGAACACGATTCTTCGCTGGGGACTACTTAGCACCGCGCGCATCAACCGATCGCTCATTCCACCGCTGCGCGCGTCGCCACGCAACCGGCTGGTCGGCGTCGCCAGCCGCGACCCGGCCAAAGCCGAAGCCTACGCGCGTGAGTGGCAGATCGAGCGGGCCTTCGGCAGCTATGAGGCGATGCTCGAAAGCCCGGAGATTGACGCTGTTTACATCTCGCTGCCCAACAGCCTGCATGCCGAGTGGACGATCAAGGCACTGCGCGCCGGCAAGCACGTGCTCTGCGAGAAACCGCTGACCACGCGCGTCGAAGATGTGGACGCCATCGCTGCTGCGGCGCGAGAAACCGGCAGAATCGTCGCCGAGGCCTTCATGTATCGCCATCATCCGCAAACGCTGAAGTTGAAATCGCTGATCGAACAGGGTGCGATCGGCGAAGTCCGCCTCGTGCGCGGCTCATTTACTTTCAATCTGACCGACCGCGCCAACGTCCGCGTGAACATCGGCCTGGACGGCGGCAGCATCTGGGATGTCGGCTGCTATTCGATCAACTATGCGCGCACGATGATCGGCGCCGAGCCGATAGAGGCGTTCGGCATGCAATTCACCAGCCCGAGCGGTGTGGATGAGACATTCGTCGGGACGCTGCGTTTCGGCGAAGACGTTTATGCGCAGTTCGACTGTGGCTTTCGCGCTCCGTTCCGGACGCATATCGAAATCGTAGGCAGCGAAGGGTTGATCGTCGTCCCACGACCGTTCAAACCCACGGCGCGCGAGACGATCTACATCGGCAAAGCCGGCGACCAGCTCGAGCCGCTCACCATCGAGGGACCGGAGTTGCTCTACCTCGGCGAAGTCGAAGACATGGCCGACGCCATCCTGAACGGGGTTGCGCCGCGCGTCAGCCTGCAGGATAGCCGCGGCAACATCGCCGCGATCCTTGCGCTGTTGCGTTCGGCGCACGAGGGCAGGCCGGTCAAAGTGTAA
- a CDS encoding transcriptional repressor, with protein sequence MLKRTRDIQNALSESGYRITQPRRAVIEVVMRARRSLSPEEILARARKIDPGVGLATVYRTLDMLHAEGHLERVRIGNKGYALTCTEKALHFHLICERCRTVTELQSDHFSRALMAQLRAAGFASRKHAIEILGLCAKCQPSE encoded by the coding sequence ATGCTAAAGCGCACGCGCGACATCCAAAACGCCCTGAGCGAATCAGGGTATCGCATCACACAGCCCCGCCGGGCGGTGATCGAGGTAGTCATGCGCGCCCGCCGCTCGCTCAGCCCGGAGGAGATCCTGGCACGCGCGCGCAAGATAGACCCTGGGGTTGGCCTGGCGACGGTGTATCGCACACTCGACATGCTGCACGCCGAAGGTCATCTGGAGCGCGTGCGCATCGGCAACAAGGGCTACGCGCTGACGTGCACCGAGAAAGCATTGCACTTTCACCTCATCTGTGAGCGCTGCCGAACGGTGACCGAGTTACAGTCCGATCACTTCTCGCGCGCGCTGATGGCGCAGCTGCGCGCTGCCGGATTCGCATCGCGCAAGCACGCCATCGAGATCCTCGGCCTGTGCGCCAAATGCCAACCGTCCGAGTGA
- a CDS encoding metal ABC transporter substrate-binding protein, whose amino-acid sequence MLRCRSVLTFGPLLVSMALVTSACAVPSAPQAQPAPAIPLSAEAPRVTPAPSPAIAGGAKLKVLATFSIVADLVRNVASDKVELVTLVGPETDSHDYEPTPSDTAKVADAQLIFENGLMFESWLDRLYEASGSRAKRIMLSEGIDPRPFEQAHDAHEHAHEHGTDKEEAHDHGEAKAGEHAHKHGEYDPHVWQDVRNAIQMVRTIAQALGEADPANADFYAANAEAYIARLEALDEEIVGLVEQIPEDRRKLATSHEALGYFADRYGFKIVGAVLGTMSAEAREPSAQDFAKLAEAVKAEGVKVVFLENVTNPQAVERLAEEAGIEIGPSLYTDALGAPGSPGATYIDMMRFNVRAIVEALMK is encoded by the coding sequence ATGCTGCGCTGCCGATCGGTGTTGACGTTTGGCCCGTTGCTTGTTTCGATGGCGCTGGTTACGTCGGCCTGCGCCGTGCCGTCTGCCCCTCAGGCGCAGCCTGCGCCCGCCATTCCCCTTAGCGCAGAGGCCCCTCGTGTCACGCCTGCGCCTTCGCCGGCAATTGCTGGCGGAGCGAAATTGAAAGTGCTGGCGACGTTCAGCATCGTCGCCGACCTGGTGCGCAATGTGGCGAGCGATAAGGTGGAACTCGTTACCCTAGTCGGCCCGGAAACCGACTCGCACGACTATGAGCCTACACCATCCGATACGGCCAAAGTGGCCGATGCTCAACTGATCTTTGAGAATGGCTTGATGTTCGAGTCTTGGCTTGACCGGCTGTACGAGGCGTCCGGCTCGCGCGCCAAACGCATCATGCTGAGCGAGGGAATAGACCCTCGGCCGTTTGAACAGGCCCACGACGCGCATGAGCACGCTCACGAACATGGCACGGACAAAGAAGAAGCGCACGATCACGGCGAGGCGAAAGCCGGCGAGCATGCCCATAAGCACGGCGAATACGACCCACACGTGTGGCAGGATGTTCGCAACGCTATCCAGATGGTGCGCACCATCGCTCAAGCCCTCGGTGAGGCCGACCCGGCCAACGCCGATTTCTATGCAGCCAATGCCGAGGCGTATATTGCTCGGCTTGAGGCACTCGATGAAGAGATCGTCGGCTTGGTGGAGCAAATTCCCGAAGACCGGCGCAAATTGGCGACCTCGCACGAGGCGCTGGGCTACTTCGCCGATCGCTACGGGTTCAAGATCGTCGGGGCCGTCTTGGGGACGATGTCTGCCGAAGCGCGTGAGCCATCTGCTCAGGACTTCGCGAAGCTTGCCGAAGCCGTCAAGGCCGAGGGGGTGAAGGTCGTCTTCCTGGAGAACGTCACCAACCCGCAAGCCGTGGAGCGACTCGCCGAAGAAGCCGGCATCGAGATCGGCCCATCGCTCTACACCGATGCCCTCGGTGCGCCCGGCAGCCCCGGCGCGACCTACATTGATATGATGCGCTTCAACGTGCGCGCGATCGTCGAAGCGTTGATGAAATGA
- a CDS encoding manganese ABC transporter ATP-binding protein, protein MTRTTRVKRPIFPYGGRRFALTTSDVPAVQARNLGVRYPGAERPALQEISLTVPTGARVALVGPNGAGKSTLLKAVAGLLPVAPGALTVFGARVGAFPHRVAYLAQRGELDWSFPISVRRLVLTGRYPHLGWLRWPTREDWRKADEALARLHLSDLAERQIGELSGGQQQRALLARALAQDADLLLLDEPLNAVDAATREAVSSVLRDLQREGRTVIVATHELDRLQTDFDDALFLMDGRVVARGVGPVSEHSHAPFDLNGQAMVTT, encoded by the coding sequence ATGACACGCACAACGCGGGTTAAGCGACCGATCTTCCCTTACGGTGGCCGGCGATTTGCGTTGACCACAAGCGACGTGCCGGCGGTACAGGCGCGCAACCTGGGCGTGCGCTATCCGGGTGCAGAGCGTCCGGCGCTGCAGGAGATTAGCTTGACCGTGCCCACAGGGGCGCGCGTGGCGCTGGTCGGTCCGAACGGCGCGGGCAAGTCCACGCTGCTGAAGGCCGTGGCCGGCCTGCTACCGGTCGCGCCCGGCGCGCTGACGGTGTTTGGCGCGCGCGTTGGCGCGTTCCCGCATCGGGTGGCCTACCTGGCGCAGCGCGGTGAGCTGGACTGGAGCTTCCCGATCAGCGTGCGCCGGCTGGTGCTGACCGGCCGCTATCCACACCTGGGCTGGCTGCGCTGGCCGACGCGCGAAGATTGGCGCAAAGCGGATGAAGCGCTCGCCCGGTTGCATTTGAGCGATCTGGCCGAGCGGCAGATCGGCGAGCTTTCCGGCGGCCAGCAGCAACGCGCACTGTTGGCGCGCGCGCTGGCGCAGGACGCCGACCTGCTGCTCTTGGATGAACCGTTGAACGCCGTGGACGCAGCGACGCGCGAAGCGGTGTCGTCGGTGTTGCGCGACCTACAACGCGAAGGCAGGACGGTCATCGTCGCGACGCACGAATTAGATCGCCTGCAGACGGACTTCGACGATGCGCTGTTCCTGATGGACGGCCGGGTGGTGGCGCGCGGTGTGGGCCCAGTGAGCGAACACTCGCATGCCCCCTTCGATTTGAACGGCCAAGCAATGGTGACGACATGA
- a CDS encoding membrane protein has translation MNLVEWVVGPFQYGFMRTAAIAGMLVGVTCALLGIYVVLRRMAFIGDALAHTVLPGLVIAYLNRWNMVGGALLAGIATALGIGWLSRRREIREDTAIGILFTGMFALGILLMSAVRSFRDFSHMLFGYIVGVTDDQLRLFALISLAIGIVLALLHKELELTSFDPTHAEVIGLRPDRLRYVLLVLMALAVVGAIQAVGVVLTSALLIVPAAAASLLTRRLPSMMALAAAIAVFASLIGLLVSYHLDVSSGATIVLACIACFLLAWAARGVRERISAVSARRLGRTT, from the coding sequence ATGAACTTGGTCGAATGGGTGGTCGGGCCGTTCCAGTATGGCTTCATGCGCACGGCGGCGATAGCCGGCATGCTGGTGGGCGTGACGTGCGCGCTGCTGGGCATCTATGTCGTGCTGCGGCGAATGGCCTTCATCGGCGACGCGCTGGCGCACACCGTCCTGCCCGGCCTGGTGATCGCCTACCTCAATCGCTGGAACATGGTCGGCGGCGCGCTGCTGGCGGGCATTGCGACGGCGCTGGGCATCGGTTGGCTTTCACGCCGGCGCGAAATCCGCGAAGACACCGCGATCGGCATTTTGTTCACCGGCATGTTCGCCCTGGGCATCTTGCTGATGAGCGCGGTGCGCAGCTTCCGTGATTTCAGCCACATGCTCTTCGGCTATATCGTCGGCGTGACCGATGACCAGTTGCGTCTCTTCGCGCTGATTTCGCTGGCGATCGGCATCGTGCTCGCGCTGCTGCACAAGGAATTAGAGTTGACCTCGTTCGATCCGACGCATGCCGAGGTGATCGGCCTGCGGCCTGATCGCCTGCGCTACGTGCTGCTGGTGTTGATGGCGCTGGCGGTCGTCGGCGCGATCCAGGCCGTCGGCGTGGTGCTGACGAGCGCGCTGTTGATCGTGCCGGCGGCTGCCGCTTCGTTGCTTACGCGCCGGCTGCCGAGCATGATGGCGTTAGCGGCAGCCATCGCCGTCTTTGCATCGCTCATCGGCTTGCTCGTGTCCTACCACCTCGATGTGTCTTCCGGCGCGACGATCGTGCTGGCGTGCATCGCCTGTTTCCTGTTGGCATGGGCGGCCAGGGGGGTGCGGGAGCGCATATCTGCGGTGTCCGCGCGGCGTCTTGGCCGGACGACGTGA
- a CDS encoding creatinine amidohydrolase, whose translation MLDQVLYVQRGPATLLEMSGPEVQAALQVTQTILIPFGAIEDHGAHLPLGTDVFEAREICRRTAIRLAAQGCPVVIGPTLPFGVSSFHMGFPGTISISATTLLALTKEVCLSLYKGGFRNFVLIHGHDGNLPTMMVAAQEVVDATPDAVAVVLNWMVALSKVYHTIQRSRKGESHGGEGETSRLLVTHPELVHPERGVPFHLAPEDLRKIQSAESMKTGGGVFYGIRSYKDLTPYGHIGDPTLAAPETGEKGYEVIVDWLSSIIKRDFFDARG comes from the coding sequence ATGCTCGACCAAGTGCTATACGTCCAACGCGGACCGGCTACATTGCTGGAGATGAGCGGCCCAGAGGTGCAAGCGGCGCTCCAAGTCACCCAGACCATTCTGATCCCCTTCGGCGCGATTGAGGACCATGGCGCTCACTTGCCGCTCGGCACAGATGTCTTCGAAGCGCGGGAGATTTGTCGCCGCACGGCGATCCGGCTGGCGGCGCAGGGATGTCCCGTCGTCATCGGCCCGACCTTGCCGTTCGGCGTCTCGTCCTTCCACATGGGATTCCCCGGCACGATCTCGATCTCCGCAACGACGCTACTGGCATTAACGAAGGAGGTCTGTTTATCACTTTACAAAGGCGGCTTCCGCAACTTTGTGTTGATCCACGGCCACGACGGCAACCTACCGACCATGATGGTCGCCGCCCAAGAGGTAGTGGATGCCACTCCCGACGCTGTTGCCGTTGTGCTGAATTGGATGGTCGCGCTAAGCAAGGTGTATCACACCATCCAGCGCAGCCGAAAAGGGGAAAGTCATGGCGGAGAGGGCGAGACATCGCGACTGCTGGTGACCCACCCTGAGCTTGTACACCCTGAACGTGGCGTGCCTTTTCACCTTGCGCCGGAAGACTTGCGCAAGATTCAAAGCGCGGAGAGCATGAAAACCGGAGGCGGCGTGTTTTACGGCATTCGCAGCTACAAGGATCTCACGCCCTACGGCCACATCGGCGATCCGACGCTCGCCGCACCGGAGACGGGTGAGAAAGGTTATGAGGTGATCGTGGACTGGTTGAGCAGCATCATCAAGCGGGACTTCTTCGACGCGCGCGGGTAA
- a CDS encoding DNA-binding protein, with protein MSRGLSASKARQAGQSGAPTKRSKGPLKQDSHTTFVIAKQLATALHKLLGPMCEVVLHDFVDLEHSIVHIEGNVTCRTVGGPATDLILEKVRKGETHEDLYGYATSLPGGRMMKSSTIFLRDEHGHAVGALCVNLDVTDFIAARNALNAFVATRDNERTTETFSDNIFDTVQSVVAETLYETGRSLAGMSRDDKIELMSQLESKGLFQMKKAVSIVADMLGLSRATVYNYLRESRAGSNGSAKV; from the coding sequence ATGTCCAGAGGCCTCTCAGCATCGAAGGCTCGCCAAGCGGGTCAATCTGGCGCCCCCACGAAGCGGAGCAAAGGTCCACTCAAGCAGGATAGTCATACGACGTTCGTCATTGCCAAGCAGCTCGCCACGGCGCTGCACAAGCTGTTAGGGCCGATGTGCGAAGTCGTGCTGCATGACTTTGTCGACCTCGAACACTCCATCGTGCACATCGAGGGCAACGTCACATGTCGAACGGTCGGCGGCCCGGCAACTGACTTGATCCTAGAGAAGGTGCGCAAAGGAGAGACGCATGAGGATCTCTACGGCTATGCCACCAGCCTGCCGGGCGGTCGCATGATGAAGAGCAGCACGATCTTCTTGCGTGATGAGCATGGGCACGCTGTCGGTGCGTTGTGCGTGAACCTCGACGTCACGGATTTCATTGCAGCACGTAACGCACTGAATGCGTTTGTGGCAACCAGAGATAACGAACGCACGACTGAGACGTTCTCCGACAACATCTTTGACACGGTGCAGTCTGTTGTTGCCGAGACGCTCTATGAAACCGGTCGCAGCCTGGCCGGGATGAGTCGGGATGACAAGATCGAACTCATGAGCCAGCTGGAGAGCAAAGGGTTGTTTCAGATGAAGAAAGCCGTCTCCATCGTGGCTGACATGCTTGGACTAAGTCGTGCCACGGTTTACAACTATCTGCGAGAGAGCCGAGCCGGCAGCAACGGCAGTGCCAAGGTGTAG
- a CDS encoding reactive intermediate/imine deaminase produces MADHFQVILTDAAPIPRSGYSQALRIGDLVVTSGYLGTHPDGSGVVKGGFEAEARQALDNIRAVLSAAGCSLHDVIRVNVSLTDIGKFDEMDRIFREYFSEPYPTRSTVGVKELWGGAQVGFDVWAIVKKS; encoded by the coding sequence ATGGCGGATCACTTCCAGGTAATTCTGACGGATGCTGCGCCGATCCCGCGCAGTGGCTACAGCCAAGCGTTACGCATTGGCGACTTGGTTGTCACCTCGGGCTATCTCGGCACGCATCCCGACGGCAGCGGTGTGGTGAAAGGTGGTTTCGAGGCTGAGGCGAGGCAGGCGCTGGACAACATTCGCGCCGTGTTGTCGGCAGCAGGCTGTTCGCTGCACGATGTGATCCGAGTGAACGTGTCTTTGACCGATATCGGCAAGTTCGACGAGATGGATCGCATCTTCCGCGAGTATTTCTCCGAGCCGTATCCCACTCGTAGCACCGTAGGCGTCAAGGAACTATGGGGCGGCGCTCAGGTCGGGTTCGATGTATGGGCGATTGTGAAGAAGAGTTAA